The following are encoded together in the Hippoglossus stenolepis isolate QCI-W04-F060 chromosome 12, HSTE1.2, whole genome shotgun sequence genome:
- the nt5c2a gene encoding 5'-nucleotidase, cytosolic IIa isoform X3: protein MMTTSWSDHLQNYADLPANMDGVAMKKYRREAHHRVFVNRSLAMEKMKCFGFDMDYTLAVYKSPEYESLGFDLTVERLLSIGYPQELLNFVYDPSFPTRGLVFDTVYGNLLKVDAYGNILVCVHGFNFLRGPDIREMYPNKFIQRGDTDRFYILNTLFNLPETYLFACLVDFFTNCPRYSSCETGFKDGDLFMSYKSILHDVRDAVDWVHFQGSLKEKTVENLQKYVVKDPKLPLLLSRMNEVAKVFLATNSDYKYTEKIMTYLFDFSHGPKPGTPHQPWQSYFDLILVDARKPVFFGEGTVLRQVDTTTGRLKIGTYTGPLQRGIVYSGGSSDIVCDLLGAKGKEIIYIGDHIFGDILKSKKRQGWRTFLVIPELAQELHVWTDKSSIFEELQSLDCFLAELYKHLDSSSNERPDISSLQRQIKMPHESTVEHTHVKVIDTESPLATRNRHDIDFKCKRHQLTRSIREVQPPHFFPQAPQEITHCHDEDDDEE, encoded by the exons AGTGTTTGTCAACCGAAGCTTAGCCATGGAGAAGATgaagtgttttggttttgataTGGATTACACTCTGGCAG TGTATAAATCTCCTGAGTATGAGTCGCTGGGATTTGACTTGACAGTGGAGCGCCTGTTGTCCATTGGATATCCACAAGAGCTGCTCAACTTTGTCTATGACCCTTCCTTCCCCACCAG AGGGCTGGTGTTTGACACAGTGTATGGCAATCTGCTCAAAGTGGATGCCTATGGGAACatcctggtgtgtgtgcatgggttCAACTTCTTAAGGGG ACCTGACATAAGAGAGATGTACCCCAACAAATTTATTCAACGTGGAGACACAGACCGGTTTTACATCCTCAACACACTCTTCAACCTGCCTG AAACCTACCTGTTTGCTTGCCTGGTTGACTTCTTCACTAACTGCCCCAGATACTCAAG TTGTGAGACTGGCTTCAAAGATGGTGACCTTTTCATGTCCTACAAGAGCATTCTCCATGATGTCCGAGATGCTGTGGATTGGGTTCATTTCCAG gggtccttaaaagaaaaaactgttgaAAACCTGCAGAAGTATGTGGTAAAGGAT CCAaagcttcctctcctcctcagtcgCATGAATGAAGTTGCCAAAGTGTTTTTGGCCACCAACAGTGATTACAAATACACAGAG AAAATTATGACCTACCTGTTTGACTTTTCTCATGGCCCAAAG CCGGGCACACCCCACCAGCCCTGGCAGTCTTACTTTGACCTGATCCTGGTGGATGCCCGGAAGCCTGTGTTCTTTGGAGAAGGAACAGTGCTGCGGCAGGTCGACACT ACCACAGGTCGGCTGAAGATTGGCACATACACTGGACCACTCCAGCGTGGTATTGTTTATTCCGGAG GATCTTCAGACATTGTGTGTGACTTGCTGGGTGCCAAAGGAAAGGAAATCATCTACATTGGAGACCACATTTTTGGTGATATTCTCAAATCCAAGAAGCGTCAGGGGTGGAGGACTTTCCTGGTGATACCTGAGCTGGCACAGGAGCTGCATGTGTGGACTGACAAAAGCT ccatATTTGAGGAGCTTCAGTCTCTGGACTGCTTCCTGGCAGAGCTTTACAA ACAtctggacagcagcagcaacgaAAGGCCTGACATCAGCTCCCTGCAGAGACAGATTAAG ATGCCTCACGAGTCAACGGTGGAGCACACCCACGTCAAAGTCATTGATACAGAGTCTCCACTTGCCACACGAAACCGCCACGACATCGACTTCAAGTGCAAACGGCACCAGCTGACCAGATCAATTAGGGAGGTCCAGCCTCCCCATTTCTTCCCTCAGGCTCCACAGGAGATCACACACTGCCATGACGAGGATGACGATGAGGAGTAA
- the nt5c2a gene encoding 5'-nucleotidase, cytosolic IIa isoform X1, translating into MMTTSWSDHLQNYADLPANMDGVAMKKYRREAHHRVFVNRSLAMEKMKCFGFDMDYTLAVYKSPEYESLGFDLTVERLLSIGYPQELLNFVYDPSFPTRGLVFDTVYGNLLKVDAYGNILVCVHGFNFLRGPDIREMYPNKFIQRGDTDRFYILNTLFNLPETYLFACLVDFFTNCPRYSSCETGFKDGDLFMSYKSILHDVRDAVDWVHFQGSLKEKTVENLQKYVVKDPKLPLLLSRMNEVAKVFLATNSDYKYTEKIMTYLFDFSHGPKPGTPHQPWQSYFDLILVDARKPVFFGEGTVLRQVDTTTGRLKIGTYTGPLQRGIVYSGGSSDIVCDLLGAKGKEIIYIGDHIFGDILKSKKRQGWRTFLVIPELAQELHVWTDKSSIFEELQSLDCFLAELYKHLDSSSNERPDISSLQRQIKKVTHDMDMCYGMMGSLFRSGSRQTLFASQVMRYADLYAASFINLLYYPFSYLFRAAHVLMPHESTVEHTHVKVIDTESPLATRNRHDIDFKCKRHQLTRSIREVQPPHFFPQAPQEITHCHDEDDDEE; encoded by the exons AGTGTTTGTCAACCGAAGCTTAGCCATGGAGAAGATgaagtgttttggttttgataTGGATTACACTCTGGCAG TGTATAAATCTCCTGAGTATGAGTCGCTGGGATTTGACTTGACAGTGGAGCGCCTGTTGTCCATTGGATATCCACAAGAGCTGCTCAACTTTGTCTATGACCCTTCCTTCCCCACCAG AGGGCTGGTGTTTGACACAGTGTATGGCAATCTGCTCAAAGTGGATGCCTATGGGAACatcctggtgtgtgtgcatgggttCAACTTCTTAAGGGG ACCTGACATAAGAGAGATGTACCCCAACAAATTTATTCAACGTGGAGACACAGACCGGTTTTACATCCTCAACACACTCTTCAACCTGCCTG AAACCTACCTGTTTGCTTGCCTGGTTGACTTCTTCACTAACTGCCCCAGATACTCAAG TTGTGAGACTGGCTTCAAAGATGGTGACCTTTTCATGTCCTACAAGAGCATTCTCCATGATGTCCGAGATGCTGTGGATTGGGTTCATTTCCAG gggtccttaaaagaaaaaactgttgaAAACCTGCAGAAGTATGTGGTAAAGGAT CCAaagcttcctctcctcctcagtcgCATGAATGAAGTTGCCAAAGTGTTTTTGGCCACCAACAGTGATTACAAATACACAGAG AAAATTATGACCTACCTGTTTGACTTTTCTCATGGCCCAAAG CCGGGCACACCCCACCAGCCCTGGCAGTCTTACTTTGACCTGATCCTGGTGGATGCCCGGAAGCCTGTGTTCTTTGGAGAAGGAACAGTGCTGCGGCAGGTCGACACT ACCACAGGTCGGCTGAAGATTGGCACATACACTGGACCACTCCAGCGTGGTATTGTTTATTCCGGAG GATCTTCAGACATTGTGTGTGACTTGCTGGGTGCCAAAGGAAAGGAAATCATCTACATTGGAGACCACATTTTTGGTGATATTCTCAAATCCAAGAAGCGTCAGGGGTGGAGGACTTTCCTGGTGATACCTGAGCTGGCACAGGAGCTGCATGTGTGGACTGACAAAAGCT ccatATTTGAGGAGCTTCAGTCTCTGGACTGCTTCCTGGCAGAGCTTTACAA ACAtctggacagcagcagcaacgaAAGGCCTGACATCAGCTCCCTGCAGAGACAGATTAAG AAAGTGACTCATGACATGGACATGTGCTATGGCATGATGGGAAGTCTGTTTCGCAGTGGCTCCCGTCAAACACTGTTTGCCTCCCAAGTGATGCGCTATGCTGACCTGTATGCTGCCTCCTTCATCAACCTGCTCTACTATCCTTTCAGCTATCTGTTCAGGGCTGCACATGTACTG ATGCCTCACGAGTCAACGGTGGAGCACACCCACGTCAAAGTCATTGATACAGAGTCTCCACTTGCCACACGAAACCGCCACGACATCGACTTCAAGTGCAAACGGCACCAGCTGACCAGATCAATTAGGGAGGTCCAGCCTCCCCATTTCTTCCCTCAGGCTCCACAGGAGATCACACACTGCCATGACGAGGATGACGATGAGGAGTAA
- the nt5c2a gene encoding 5'-nucleotidase, cytosolic IIa isoform X2 gives MMTTSWSDHLQNYADLPANMDGVAMKKYRREAHHRVFVNRSLAMEKMKCFGFDMDYTLAVYKSPEYESLGFDLTVERLLSIGYPQELLNFVYDPSFPTRPDIREMYPNKFIQRGDTDRFYILNTLFNLPETYLFACLVDFFTNCPRYSSCETGFKDGDLFMSYKSILHDVRDAVDWVHFQGSLKEKTVENLQKYVVKDPKLPLLLSRMNEVAKVFLATNSDYKYTEKIMTYLFDFSHGPKPGTPHQPWQSYFDLILVDARKPVFFGEGTVLRQVDTTTGRLKIGTYTGPLQRGIVYSGGSSDIVCDLLGAKGKEIIYIGDHIFGDILKSKKRQGWRTFLVIPELAQELHVWTDKSSIFEELQSLDCFLAELYKHLDSSSNERPDISSLQRQIKKVTHDMDMCYGMMGSLFRSGSRQTLFASQVMRYADLYAASFINLLYYPFSYLFRAAHVLMPHESTVEHTHVKVIDTESPLATRNRHDIDFKCKRHQLTRSIREVQPPHFFPQAPQEITHCHDEDDDEE, from the exons AGTGTTTGTCAACCGAAGCTTAGCCATGGAGAAGATgaagtgttttggttttgataTGGATTACACTCTGGCAG TGTATAAATCTCCTGAGTATGAGTCGCTGGGATTTGACTTGACAGTGGAGCGCCTGTTGTCCATTGGATATCCACAAGAGCTGCTCAACTTTGTCTATGACCCTTCCTTCCCCACCAG ACCTGACATAAGAGAGATGTACCCCAACAAATTTATTCAACGTGGAGACACAGACCGGTTTTACATCCTCAACACACTCTTCAACCTGCCTG AAACCTACCTGTTTGCTTGCCTGGTTGACTTCTTCACTAACTGCCCCAGATACTCAAG TTGTGAGACTGGCTTCAAAGATGGTGACCTTTTCATGTCCTACAAGAGCATTCTCCATGATGTCCGAGATGCTGTGGATTGGGTTCATTTCCAG gggtccttaaaagaaaaaactgttgaAAACCTGCAGAAGTATGTGGTAAAGGAT CCAaagcttcctctcctcctcagtcgCATGAATGAAGTTGCCAAAGTGTTTTTGGCCACCAACAGTGATTACAAATACACAGAG AAAATTATGACCTACCTGTTTGACTTTTCTCATGGCCCAAAG CCGGGCACACCCCACCAGCCCTGGCAGTCTTACTTTGACCTGATCCTGGTGGATGCCCGGAAGCCTGTGTTCTTTGGAGAAGGAACAGTGCTGCGGCAGGTCGACACT ACCACAGGTCGGCTGAAGATTGGCACATACACTGGACCACTCCAGCGTGGTATTGTTTATTCCGGAG GATCTTCAGACATTGTGTGTGACTTGCTGGGTGCCAAAGGAAAGGAAATCATCTACATTGGAGACCACATTTTTGGTGATATTCTCAAATCCAAGAAGCGTCAGGGGTGGAGGACTTTCCTGGTGATACCTGAGCTGGCACAGGAGCTGCATGTGTGGACTGACAAAAGCT ccatATTTGAGGAGCTTCAGTCTCTGGACTGCTTCCTGGCAGAGCTTTACAA ACAtctggacagcagcagcaacgaAAGGCCTGACATCAGCTCCCTGCAGAGACAGATTAAG AAAGTGACTCATGACATGGACATGTGCTATGGCATGATGGGAAGTCTGTTTCGCAGTGGCTCCCGTCAAACACTGTTTGCCTCCCAAGTGATGCGCTATGCTGACCTGTATGCTGCCTCCTTCATCAACCTGCTCTACTATCCTTTCAGCTATCTGTTCAGGGCTGCACATGTACTG ATGCCTCACGAGTCAACGGTGGAGCACACCCACGTCAAAGTCATTGATACAGAGTCTCCACTTGCCACACGAAACCGCCACGACATCGACTTCAAGTGCAAACGGCACCAGCTGACCAGATCAATTAGGGAGGTCCAGCCTCCCCATTTCTTCCCTCAGGCTCCACAGGAGATCACACACTGCCATGACGAGGATGACGATGAGGAGTAA
- the nt5c2a gene encoding 5'-nucleotidase, cytosolic IIa isoform X4 — translation MMTTSWSDHLQNYADLPANMDGVAMKKYRREAHHRVFVNRSLAMEKMKCFGFDMDYTLAVYKSPEYESLGFDLTVERLLSIGYPQELLNFVYDPSFPTRGLVFDTVYGNLLKVDAYGNILVCVHGFNFLRGPDIREMYPNKFIQRGDTDRFYILNTLFNLPETYLFACLVDFFTNCPRYSSCETGFKDGDLFMSYKSILHDVRDAVDWVHFQGSLKEKTVENLQKYVVKDPKLPLLLSRMNEVAKVFLATNSDYKYTEKIMTYLFDFSHGPKPGTPHQPWQSYFDLILVDARKPVFFGEGTVLRQVDTTTGRLKIGTYTGPLQRGIVYSGGSSDIVCDLLGAKGKEIIYIGDHIFGDILKSKKRQGWRTFLVIPELAQELHVWTDKSYIWTAAATKGLTSAPCRDRLRCLTSQRWSTPTSKSLIQSLHLPHETATTSTSSANGTS, via the exons AGTGTTTGTCAACCGAAGCTTAGCCATGGAGAAGATgaagtgttttggttttgataTGGATTACACTCTGGCAG TGTATAAATCTCCTGAGTATGAGTCGCTGGGATTTGACTTGACAGTGGAGCGCCTGTTGTCCATTGGATATCCACAAGAGCTGCTCAACTTTGTCTATGACCCTTCCTTCCCCACCAG AGGGCTGGTGTTTGACACAGTGTATGGCAATCTGCTCAAAGTGGATGCCTATGGGAACatcctggtgtgtgtgcatgggttCAACTTCTTAAGGGG ACCTGACATAAGAGAGATGTACCCCAACAAATTTATTCAACGTGGAGACACAGACCGGTTTTACATCCTCAACACACTCTTCAACCTGCCTG AAACCTACCTGTTTGCTTGCCTGGTTGACTTCTTCACTAACTGCCCCAGATACTCAAG TTGTGAGACTGGCTTCAAAGATGGTGACCTTTTCATGTCCTACAAGAGCATTCTCCATGATGTCCGAGATGCTGTGGATTGGGTTCATTTCCAG gggtccttaaaagaaaaaactgttgaAAACCTGCAGAAGTATGTGGTAAAGGAT CCAaagcttcctctcctcctcagtcgCATGAATGAAGTTGCCAAAGTGTTTTTGGCCACCAACAGTGATTACAAATACACAGAG AAAATTATGACCTACCTGTTTGACTTTTCTCATGGCCCAAAG CCGGGCACACCCCACCAGCCCTGGCAGTCTTACTTTGACCTGATCCTGGTGGATGCCCGGAAGCCTGTGTTCTTTGGAGAAGGAACAGTGCTGCGGCAGGTCGACACT ACCACAGGTCGGCTGAAGATTGGCACATACACTGGACCACTCCAGCGTGGTATTGTTTATTCCGGAG GATCTTCAGACATTGTGTGTGACTTGCTGGGTGCCAAAGGAAAGGAAATCATCTACATTGGAGACCACATTTTTGGTGATATTCTCAAATCCAAGAAGCGTCAGGGGTGGAGGACTTTCCTGGTGATACCTGAGCTGGCACAGGAGCTGCATGTGTGGACTGACAAAAGCT ACAtctggacagcagcagcaacgaAAGGCCTGACATCAGCTCCCTGCAGAGACAGATTAAG ATGCCTCACGAGTCAACGGTGGAGCACACCCACGTCAAAGTCATTGATACAGAGTCTCCACTTGCCACACGAAACCGCCACGACATCGACTTCAAGTGCAAACGGCACCAGCTGA